From a single Pseudoalteromonas nigrifaciens genomic region:
- a CDS encoding LuxR C-terminal-related transcriptional regulator, translating to MSQFLIADDHPLFREALKGALTVKFDDLEVFESSDFDSTLQVLSEQEDLDILLLDLHMPGNGDLYGLIRIREDYPSLPIAVVSGSEDANIVSKVMGYGAMGFIPKSSSSDDIANAINQILEGDTWLPTELKNKVAEIQGEDREIAAQVASLTPQQYRVLQYLHEGLLNKQIAYELHISEATVKAHITAIFRKLGVYNRTQAVLIAAKLQLAPIEQI from the coding sequence CCGTTATTTCGTGAAGCACTAAAGGGTGCACTAACTGTAAAATTTGACGATTTAGAAGTATTTGAATCATCTGATTTTGACAGTACATTGCAGGTGTTAAGCGAGCAAGAAGATCTTGATATATTACTGCTGGATTTACACATGCCAGGTAATGGTGATTTATACGGCCTTATTCGTATTAGAGAAGACTATCCTAGTTTACCTATTGCGGTAGTTTCGGGAAGTGAAGACGCTAATATTGTATCTAAAGTAATGGGTTACGGCGCAATGGGGTTTATTCCTAAGTCATCATCATCAGATGATATTGCCAATGCAATTAATCAAATACTCGAAGGCGATACTTGGTTACCAACAGAATTAAAAAATAAAGTCGCCGAAATTCAAGGCGAAGACCGAGAAATTGCAGCGCAAGTTGCCTCACTTACCCCACAACAATACCGTGTTTTACAATACCTGCACGAAGGTTTGCTAAATAAGCAAATAGCGTATGAGTTACATATTTCAGAAGCCACTGTAAAAGCGCATATTACCGCCATATTTAGAAAGCTTGGCGTATATAACCGCACACAAGCGGTATTAATTGCTGCAAAACTACAATTAGCACCTATAGAGCAAATATAA